Proteins from a genomic interval of Colletes latitarsis isolate SP2378_abdomen chromosome 3, iyColLati1, whole genome shotgun sequence:
- the Tango14 gene encoding transport and golgi organization 14 isoform X2, whose translation MFTVFRTLLILTHFFCDVFTAVSNCYMFLHRKCIEIWYGENLRTEVEWLVRAASRMKKLPRHIVIIFGAKEDTILDCVQIIGWCITLGFLVRNESFLKYEIAKRRPDVLEHISWSKPNVGFTQNGVTGTKPKTRISLLSASNGKEEIVTLTKKLAEAVVTGTIKSEEIDTDLLNEKLNSRGVPDPDLGLIYGRVCSTYGVLPWQTRVTEFLTLPLYVSLSARDFVYLLEQYSKYEQRYGK comes from the exons ATGTTCACAGTATTTCGCACGTTACTGATACTCACGCATTTTTTCTGCGATGTTTTTACCGCGGTTTCTAACTGCTACATGTTCCTTCATCGTAAGTGTATCGAGATTTGGTACGGTGAAAATCTAAGGACAGAAGTCGAATGGCTGGTGCGTGCTGCGAGCAGAATGAAAAAACTGCCGAGGCACATAGTGATTATTTTCGGCGCGAAGGAGGACACTATATTAGACTGTGTGCAAATAATCGGCTGGTGCATCACCCTCG GTTTTTTAGTCAGAAATGAAAGTTTCCTAAAATATGAAATTGCAAAGAGAAGACCCGATGTTTTGGAGCATATCAGTTGGAGCAAACCAAACGTTGGATTTACGCAAAACGGAGTAACCG GAACCAAGCCGAAAACGCGGATATCTTTGTTATCCGCTTCAAATGGGAAAGAAGAAATAGTAACGCTAACCAAGAAGCTGGCTGAAGCCGTTGTTACGGGAACAATTAAGTCAGAAGAGATAGATACTGACTTGcttaatgaaaaattaaattcacgaGGGGTTCCTGACCCTGACTTAGGGTTAATATATGGTCGCGTTTGTTCTACATATGGTGTTTTGCCATGGCAAACGCGAGTAACGGAATTTCT CACATTACCTTTGTACGTTAGTCTGTCCGCGAGGGATTTCGTGTATCTGCTAGAACAGTACAGTAAATACGAGCAACGATATGGGAAATAA
- the Tango14 gene encoding transport and golgi organization 14 isoform X1, giving the protein MFTVFRTLLILTHFFCDVFTAVSNCYMFLHRKCIEIWYGENLRTEVEWLVRAASRMKKLPRHIVIIFGAKEDTILDCVQIIGWCITLGIPYISFVDISGFLVRNESFLKYEIAKRRPDVLEHISWSKPNVGFTQNGVTGTKPKTRISLLSASNGKEEIVTLTKKLAEAVVTGTIKSEEIDTDLLNEKLNSRGVPDPDLGLIYGRVCSTYGVLPWQTRVTEFLTLPLYVSLSARDFVYLLEQYSKYEQRYGK; this is encoded by the exons ATGTTCACAGTATTTCGCACGTTACTGATACTCACGCATTTTTTCTGCGATGTTTTTACCGCGGTTTCTAACTGCTACATGTTCCTTCATCGTAAGTGTATCGAGATTTGGTACGGTGAAAATCTAAGGACAGAAGTCGAATGGCTGGTGCGTGCTGCGAGCAGAATGAAAAAACTGCCGAGGCACATAGTGATTATTTTCGGCGCGAAGGAGGACACTATATTAGACTGTGTGCAAATAATCGGCTGGTGCATCACCCTCGGTATACCGTACATCAGTTTCGTTGATATCAGTG GTTTTTTAGTCAGAAATGAAAGTTTCCTAAAATATGAAATTGCAAAGAGAAGACCCGATGTTTTGGAGCATATCAGTTGGAGCAAACCAAACGTTGGATTTACGCAAAACGGAGTAACCG GAACCAAGCCGAAAACGCGGATATCTTTGTTATCCGCTTCAAATGGGAAAGAAGAAATAGTAACGCTAACCAAGAAGCTGGCTGAAGCCGTTGTTACGGGAACAATTAAGTCAGAAGAGATAGATACTGACTTGcttaatgaaaaattaaattcacgaGGGGTTCCTGACCCTGACTTAGGGTTAATATATGGTCGCGTTTGTTCTACATATGGTGTTTTGCCATGGCAAACGCGAGTAACGGAATTTCT CACATTACCTTTGTACGTTAGTCTGTCCGCGAGGGATTTCGTGTATCTGCTAGAACAGTACAGTAAATACGAGCAACGATATGGGAAATAA